One Bacillus amyloliquefaciens DSM 7 = ATCC 23350 DNA window includes the following coding sequences:
- the malS gene encoding oxaloacetate-decarboxylating malate dehydrogenase → MNNIKVTKEGNLETTLRGKEVLSIPTLNKGVAFSAEERKSLGLDGLLPPTILSLDEQAKRAYEQFQAQPDRLRQNVYLNDLQNRNEVLFFKLLQNHLREMLPVVYTPTVGEAIQEYSHEYRRPQGIYLSIDNVEGIEEAFENLHATAGDIDLIVATDSESILGIGDWGVGGINIAIGKLAVYTAAAGIDPSRVIPVVLDVGTNNEKLLNDPLYIGNRHERIQGERYEAFIDAYVKAALKYFPKALLHWEDLGNKNARNIMKKYNHEILTFNDDIQGTGAITLAGVLAAMKKTGASIKDQRVVVFGAGSAGIGIADQIRDTMVLAGLSEEEANKAFYTMDYRGLLIEGMENILDFQQPYLRTAEEIKDWKRDENGQIPFIEVIRQAKPTILIGTSGQSGAFSEEIVKEMAKHVERPVIMPMSNPTPLAEAVPSDLFKWTDGKVLVATGSPFDNVEYNGVSHEIGQSNNAFAFPGLGLGSIVVEAKVITPAMFAATADAIAESVDFETPGAGLLPSMSDLQEVSIKVAIAVAETAIKEGVANRIPENVEQAVLDAMWKPQYKQVVAK, encoded by the coding sequence TTGAATAATATTAAAGTAACGAAGGAAGGCAACTTAGAAACTACTTTAAGAGGAAAAGAAGTTCTATCTATCCCTACTTTAAATAAAGGTGTTGCGTTTTCAGCAGAGGAAAGAAAAAGCCTTGGATTAGACGGGCTGCTTCCTCCGACAATTCTGTCTCTTGATGAGCAGGCAAAACGCGCATACGAGCAGTTTCAGGCTCAGCCGGACCGCCTTCGCCAAAACGTGTATTTGAACGATTTGCAAAACCGTAACGAAGTTCTTTTCTTTAAATTGCTTCAAAACCATCTTCGTGAAATGCTGCCGGTTGTTTACACACCGACTGTCGGTGAAGCGATTCAAGAATACAGCCATGAGTACAGAAGACCTCAAGGAATTTACCTTTCTATCGACAATGTGGAAGGAATTGAAGAAGCATTTGAAAATCTTCATGCCACTGCGGGCGATATTGATCTGATCGTTGCGACAGATTCAGAAAGCATCCTCGGAATCGGTGACTGGGGCGTAGGCGGTATCAACATCGCCATCGGTAAATTAGCCGTATACACAGCTGCTGCCGGTATTGACCCAAGCCGTGTTATTCCTGTTGTTCTTGACGTCGGTACAAACAACGAGAAACTTCTGAACGATCCTTTATACATCGGTAACCGCCATGAACGTATCCAAGGCGAACGTTACGAAGCTTTCATTGACGCTTATGTAAAAGCTGCGCTTAAATATTTCCCTAAAGCTCTTCTTCACTGGGAAGACCTTGGAAACAAAAACGCGCGCAATATCATGAAGAAATACAATCACGAAATTCTTACATTCAACGATGACATTCAAGGAACTGGTGCGATTACGCTTGCAGGTGTTCTTGCGGCTATGAAGAAAACAGGCGCGTCTATTAAAGATCAGCGTGTGGTTGTCTTCGGTGCGGGATCTGCCGGAATCGGAATCGCTGACCAAATCCGCGACACTATGGTGCTTGCCGGTCTTTCTGAAGAAGAAGCCAACAAAGCGTTCTACACAATGGACTACAGAGGCTTGCTGATTGAAGGCATGGAAAACATTCTTGATTTCCAACAGCCGTACCTGCGTACAGCTGAAGAAATTAAAGATTGGAAACGCGATGAAAATGGACAAATTCCTTTCATTGAAGTCATCCGTCAAGCGAAACCGACTATCTTAATCGGTACATCAGGCCAAAGCGGCGCATTCAGTGAAGAAATCGTGAAAGAAATGGCTAAACACGTTGAGCGTCCGGTCATCATGCCGATGTCTAACCCGACACCGCTTGCTGAAGCCGTTCCTAGCGATCTTTTCAAATGGACTGACGGTAAAGTGCTTGTGGCGACAGGAAGCCCGTTTGACAATGTCGAGTACAATGGCGTTTCTCATGAAATCGGACAATCTAACAACGCATTCGCGTTCCCTGGACTTGGTCTTGGTTCAATCGTTGTAGAAGCGAAAGTGATTACTCCTGCAATGTTTGCGGCAACTGCTGACGCAATCGCAGAAAGCGTTGATTTTGAAACACCGGGTGCAGGCCTTCTGCCGAGCATGAGCGACTTACAAGAAGTTTCAATTAAAGTTGCGATCGCCGTAGCGGAAACTGCAATTAAAGAAGGCGTGGCAAACCGCATTCCTGAAAATGTGGAACAAGCCGTTCTTGATGCAATGTGGAAACCGCAATATAAACAAGTTGTAGCTAAATAA
- a CDS encoding AEC family transporter: MSFLDILILLAPIFFVIVLGWFAGRFGSYDAKSAKGVSTLVTKYALPAHFIASILTTSRSAFLTQIPLMIALIIGIVGFYIVILLVCKFIFKYDLTNSSVFSLNSAQPTFAFMGIPVLGSLFGANEVAIPIAVTGIVVNAMLDPLAIIIATVGESSKKQDNENESFWKMTGKSILHGLSEPLAAAPLISIILVLFGVSLPELGDKMLEQLGSTTSGVALFAVGVTVGIRNIKLSLPAFGIALLKVAVQPALMYLIALAVGLPADQITKAVLLVAFPGSAVAAMIATRFEKQEEETASAFVISAILSLISLPIIIALTA; the protein is encoded by the coding sequence TTGAGCTTCTTAGATATTTTAATCCTCCTGGCACCGATCTTTTTCGTGATCGTGCTGGGTTGGTTCGCAGGTCGCTTCGGAAGTTATGACGCGAAGTCAGCAAAAGGGGTAAGCACCTTAGTTACGAAGTACGCGCTTCCGGCGCATTTTATCGCCAGCATTTTAACCACTTCAAGAAGTGCGTTTTTAACACAGATTCCTTTGATGATCGCTTTGATCATCGGGATCGTCGGATTCTATATCGTCATTTTGCTGGTATGCAAATTTATCTTTAAGTATGATTTAACGAATTCATCTGTCTTTTCTTTAAACTCAGCACAGCCGACATTTGCGTTTATGGGTATTCCTGTACTCGGAAGCTTGTTCGGCGCAAACGAAGTAGCGATTCCTATCGCCGTTACGGGTATCGTGGTTAACGCCATGCTTGATCCGCTTGCGATCATTATCGCTACTGTCGGTGAGTCATCTAAGAAACAGGACAATGAAAATGAAAGCTTCTGGAAAATGACTGGTAAGTCTATTCTTCACGGTCTTTCCGAACCGCTTGCGGCTGCACCGCTTATCAGTATCATTCTTGTGCTTTTCGGTGTAAGTCTTCCTGAGCTGGGCGACAAAATGCTTGAACAGCTCGGCAGCACAACATCAGGTGTTGCGCTCTTCGCCGTCGGTGTAACTGTCGGTATCCGCAACATTAAGCTCAGTCTGCCGGCTTTCGGTATCGCTTTGTTAAAAGTTGCCGTTCAGCCTGCACTGATGTACCTGATCGCTCTTGCAGTCGGACTTCCGGCTGACCAGATCACAAAAGCGGTATTGCTTGTTGCATTCCCTGGATCTGCGGTAGCGGCGATGATTGCCACACGTTTCGAAAAACAAGAGGAAGAAACTGCGTCTGCGTTCGTAATCAGTGCGATTTTATCTTTGATCTCACTGCCGATCATCATTGCGCTGACCGCATAA
- the rpmE gene encoding 50S ribosomal protein L31, which yields MKAGIHPNFKKATVKCACGNEFETGSVKEEVRVEICSECHPFYTGRQKFASADGRVDRFNKKYGLK from the coding sequence ATGAAAGCAGGAATTCATCCTAATTTCAAAAAAGCAACAGTTAAATGCGCTTGCGGAAATGAATTTGAAACAGGCTCAGTAAAAGAAGAGGTACGCGTTGAGATTTGCTCTGAATGCCACCCATTCTACACTGGACGTCAAAAATTCGCTTCTGCTGATGGTCGTGTTGATCGCTTTAACAAAAAATACGGTCTTAAGTAA
- the rho gene encoding transcription termination factor Rho: MKDVSISSLENMKLKELYELARHYKISYYSKLTKKELIFAILKANAEQEDLLFMEGVLEIIQSEGFGFLRPINYSPSSEDIYISASQIRRFDLRNGDKVSGKVRPPKENERYYGLLHVEAVNGDDPESAKERVHFPALTPLYPDRQMVLETKPNYLSTRILDMMAPVGFGQRGLIVAPPKAGKTMLLKEIANSITTNQPDAELIVLLIDERPEEVTDIERSVAGDVVSSTFDEVPENHIKVAELVLERAMRLVEHKKDVIILMDSITRLARAYNLVIPPSGRTLSGGIDPAAFHRPKRFFGAARNIEEGGSLTILATALVDTGSRMDDVIYEEFKGTGNMELHLDRSLAERRIFPAIDIRRSGTRKEELLVPKEHLDRLWAIRKSMSDSPDFAEKFMRKMKKTKTNQEFFDLINQEWKQANLSSSARR, translated from the coding sequence ATGAAAGACGTATCTATTTCCTCTTTGGAAAATATGAAATTAAAAGAACTATACGAACTGGCAAGACATTATAAAATCTCCTACTACAGCAAACTGACCAAAAAAGAATTAATCTTTGCGATACTGAAAGCCAACGCCGAGCAGGAGGATCTTCTGTTTATGGAAGGCGTGCTCGAAATCATCCAATCGGAAGGATTCGGCTTCCTCAGACCGATTAATTACTCGCCAAGCTCAGAAGACATCTACATTTCTGCTTCCCAGATCCGCCGCTTTGATTTAAGAAACGGTGACAAAGTATCCGGCAAGGTGCGCCCGCCGAAAGAAAACGAACGCTATTACGGACTTTTGCACGTTGAAGCGGTAAATGGTGATGATCCGGAATCTGCGAAAGAGCGCGTCCATTTTCCTGCGCTGACTCCGCTTTACCCGGATCGCCAAATGGTGCTCGAGACGAAACCGAATTATCTCTCAACACGAATTCTCGATATGATGGCTCCCGTCGGATTCGGCCAGCGCGGTCTGATCGTAGCGCCGCCGAAAGCCGGTAAAACTATGCTGTTAAAAGAAATCGCTAACAGCATTACGACAAATCAGCCTGACGCTGAATTGATCGTTCTCTTAATTGACGAAAGACCGGAAGAAGTAACGGATATTGAACGTTCCGTAGCGGGCGATGTCGTCAGCTCGACGTTCGATGAAGTGCCGGAAAATCACATCAAGGTAGCTGAGCTTGTGCTGGAACGGGCGATGCGTCTCGTTGAACACAAAAAAGACGTTATCATCCTGATGGACAGCATTACCCGTTTGGCGCGTGCCTACAACCTTGTCATCCCGCCTAGCGGACGTACGCTTTCCGGCGGTATTGACCCGGCTGCATTCCATCGTCCGAAGCGCTTTTTCGGAGCCGCGAGAAACATTGAAGAGGGCGGCAGCCTGACCATTTTGGCGACGGCGCTCGTAGACACGGGCTCCCGGATGGATGACGTCATCTATGAAGAATTTAAAGGAACGGGCAACATGGAGCTTCACCTTGACCGTTCTCTTGCGGAAAGACGGATTTTCCCGGCGATCGATATCCGCCGCTCAGGCACACGGAAGGAAGAACTGCTCGTGCCGAAAGAGCATCTTGACCGTTTATGGGCGATCCGCAAATCGATGTCTGATTCTCCGGACTTCGCAGAGAAGTTTATGAGAAAAATGAAAAAAACGAAAACGAATCAGGAATTCTTCGATCTGATCAACCAAGAATGGAAGCAGGCAAACCTTTCATCATCAGCCCGCCGCTGA
- a CDS encoding thymidine kinase encodes MYIMKQSGWLELICGSMFSGKSEELIRRVKRATYAKQEVKVFKPAIDNRYSEEAVVSHNGTSMTSHVISSSAEIWDHISESTDVIAVDEVQFFGESIIDDLSMLADKGYRVIAAGLDMDFRGEPFGVVPDLMAVAESVTKLQAVCSVCGSPASRTQRLIDGKPASYDDPVILVGASESYEARCRHHHEVLKKQTDK; translated from the coding sequence ATGTACATAATGAAGCAAAGCGGATGGCTTGAGCTGATATGCGGCAGCATGTTCTCTGGAAAGTCAGAAGAGCTGATCCGCAGAGTGAAAAGGGCGACATATGCGAAGCAGGAAGTCAAGGTGTTCAAACCTGCCATTGATAATCGCTACAGTGAGGAAGCCGTCGTTTCTCACAATGGCACATCCATGACAAGCCACGTCATCTCGTCCTCGGCTGAAATATGGGATCATATCAGTGAAAGCACGGACGTCATCGCGGTAGATGAAGTGCAGTTTTTCGGCGAATCAATCATTGATGATTTATCCATGCTTGCTGATAAAGGCTATCGTGTCATCGCGGCCGGACTTGATATGGATTTCCGGGGAGAGCCGTTCGGCGTTGTGCCGGACCTGATGGCGGTTGCCGAATCGGTAACGAAACTGCAGGCGGTCTGCTCTGTCTGCGGGTCACCGGCAAGCCGTACGCAGCGTTTAATTGACGGGAAGCCCGCTTCCTATGATGATCCGGTCATTTTAGTCGGCGCGTCGGAGTCATACGAAGCGAGATGCAGACATCATCACGAAGTCCTGAAAAAACAGACTGATAAATAA